A genomic segment from Conger conger chromosome 2, fConCon1.1, whole genome shotgun sequence encodes:
- the LOC133112452 gene encoding microfibril-associated glycoprotein 4-like, with protein sequence MMVSVFLLVLLSIPTIVAQTTTTPNAVKEIAVPIKIMAPSLPEDCDDVFKSGSTDSGVYTVYPQRTTQGVQVYCEMDCKDAEHKGGWLVLQRRMDGSVNFYQPWKQYQTGFGNISGEHWLGLDHIFAISWQKRYMLKVEMEDFEGGRVHACYDSFSIDPESDGYRLHVGKYRDGGAGDDLIASNGRTFSTFDFGVYRYNAERYNGGFWFTYHVYANPNGLYKWGRHSYRDTGVIWRFWKGSSYSLKSISMKIKPLSLEDIRSFNSVNLHY encoded by the exons ATGATG GTGTCAGTGTTCCTACTCGTGCTACTTTCAATCCCTACGATCGTGGCACAAACTACAACCACGCCAAATGCGGTAAAAGAAATCGCGGTACCAATTAAGATCATGGCACCATCACTTCCTGAGGACTGTGATGATGTCTTCAAAAGTGGCTCTACAGACAGTGGGGTGTACACTGTCTATCCTCAAAGGACCACCCAGGGTGTCCAGGTGTACTGTGAGATGGACTGTAAGGATGCTGAGCACAAAGGAGGATGGTTG GTGCTGCAGAGGAGAATGGATGGCTCTGTGAACTTCTACCAACCCTGGAAACAGTACCAGACAGGCTTTGGAAATATTTCTGGAGAACACTGGCTGG GACTGGATCACATCTTTGCTATTAGTTGGCAAAAAAGGTACATGTTGAAGGTGGAAATGGAAGATTTTGAGGGAGGAAGAGTCCATGCCTGCTATGACTCCTTCTCTATCGATCCTGAGTCTGATGGATACAGGCTGCATGTTGGCAAATACAGAGATGGAGGTGCAG GTGATGATCTGATAGCTTCCAACGGGAGAACATTTTCCACGTTTGACTTTGGAGTTTATCGTTATAATGCTGAAAGATATAATGGAGGATTCTGGTTCACCTACCATGTTTACGCAAACCCCAATGGCTTGTACAAATGGGGACGCCACTCATACCGAGATACAGGTGTCATATGGCGCTTTTGGAAAGGGTCCTCTTACTCTTTGAAAAGCATCTCCATGAAGATCAAACCTCTGTCTCTGGAAGACATACGCTCCTTCAACTCCGTCAATCTTCATTACTAA
- the LOC133112436 gene encoding microfibril-associated glycoprotein 4-like, producing the protein MMVSVFLLVLLSIPTIVAQTTTMAPTTTVAPTTTVAPTTTVAPTTTTPNFVKTMIFTLPPKTPPTPTTTPTTTTTTTTTTNTNTTTTTAPPLPEDCDDVFKSGSTHSGVYTVYPREYNQAVQVYCEMDCKDAKHKGGWLVLQRRMDGSVNFYQPWKQYQTGFGNISGEHWLGLDHIFAISWQKRYMLKVEMEDFEGGRVHACYDSFSIDPESDGYRLHVGKYRDGGAGDDLVASDGRTFSTFDFGDYRYNAERYNGGFWFTYHVYANPNGLYKWGRHSYRDTGVIWRFWKGSSYSLKSISMKIKPLSLEDLHSSNPINLHN; encoded by the exons ATGATG GTGTCAGTGTTCCTACTTGTGCTACTTTCAATACCTACGATCGTGGCACAAACTACAACCATGGCACCAACTACGACTGTGGCACCAACTACGACTGTGGCACCAACTACAACCGTGGCACCAACTACAACCACGCCAAATTTTGTAAAAACTATGATCTTTACATTACCTCCAAAGACACCACCGACTCCAACCACAAcaccaactacaactacaactacaactacaactacaaatacaaatacaactacAACCACAGCACCACCACTTCCTGAGGACTGTGATGATGTCTTCAAAAGTGGCTCCACACACAGTGGGGTGTACACTGTCTATCCTCGAGAGTACAACCAGGCTGTCCAGGTGTACTGTGAGATGGACTGTAAGGATGCTAAGCACAAAGGAGGATGGTTG GTGCTGCAGAGGAGAATGGATGGCTCTGTGAACTTCTACCAACCCTGGAAACAGTACCAGACAGGCTTTGGAAATATTTCTGGAGAACACTGGCTGG GACTGGATCACATCTTTGCTATTAGTTGGCAAAAAAGGTACATGTTGAAGGTGGAAATGGAAGATTTTGAGGGAGGAAGAGTCCATGCCTGCTACGACTCCTTCTCTATCGATCCTGAGTCTGATGGATACAGGCTGCATGTTGGCAAATACAGAGATGGAGGTGCAG GTGATGATCTGGTAGCTTCCGACGGGAGAACATTTTCCACGTTTGACTTTGGAGATTATCGTTATAATGCTGAAAGATATAATGGAGGATTCTGGTTCACCTACCATGTTTACGCAAACCCCAATGGCTTGTACAAATGGGGACGTCACTCATACCGAGATACAGGTGTCATATGGCGCTTTTGGAAAGGGTCCTCTTACTCTTTGAAAAGCATCTCCATGAAGATCAAACCTCTGTCTCTGGAAGACCTACACTCCTCCAACCCCATCAATCTTCATAACTAA